A region of the Dreissena polymorpha isolate Duluth1 chromosome 6, UMN_Dpol_1.0, whole genome shotgun sequence genome:
gaaagttaatttgtattttactaTTCCATATGTACAAGATTGTTAATTTGTACTATATTTAGGAACTTATGTCTTTAACAAAGGTATAAAGAACAATACAACGTTTTTTTGCCTCTCCTGTTAGAAAAATTAAAAGTGAGTTACGATAGTCTTGCGTGGAGCACACGATGTACTCTAAATTGATCATCCACAAAGTATGGCATTTATTTTTTAAGGTCCTCGTGATAATCACCAATATATGTTAGTAGtgtaattataatgaaataacGGAACATTTTATGATTGGTCTCGAAATAATATGTATGATAACTgtactttaataaataaatacaatatagaaCAACAGTTTCGTTATTCTGTCGaacagattttaaacgtgttataGTAAGTGTTTTTGACTTTATACTTAACATTAAAATTCTTACAGTATATGGATCTGCGATAAACACATGTAATCACATGtaaaatttatatacatatataccacTATTTATGATCTTAAATGTCACCAACATATCGTTTCATGGTATCTTCTTTCACGCGACACCACTTCCTCTAAAGGAAATTATTAAGTCCTTGTTCGGAACCCACGGTCAATCCTATACGCTTTGCTTACTGATTTACCAAGGTATATTTTGTTAGGAATACTCTGCAgtcataaattatttattatacatggAATTGGTGTTCGTAATATATTCAACCATTTAAAAGGCGTTTGAAATTTTCAAGTTGGCCATTGTTTTTCTTACAATAGTTCACACGTGCATTCATAGAATTAACAGTAATATTCCACACTCTCACTCTTGTACGCAGTCTGTTATGGTTGTCGATTACATGTACATCCCATGCAGCATACACAGTACCACTGCTAAGGCCGTCAAAATACCACCGTCTAGTTCGTCGGTTGAATCGTTTGAAGAAGGCTCTTCTGGTGTAGACGGAACACGAGCTGAAAACAAATCCTCAATACCGTTGGCTAAATGTCAGTTTTAAGTATTATATACGAGTAGTCGTTTTAATTGATGCACTCATTCCAAAGAATcacttatttaatttttattattgattgCTCACCGGTTGTCGAAAGCATCTGTGTCGTAAATGATTCGATATTAGAATATGTACTGTTTCCAAAATCGTTTGTGGCAAATACTCGAACGTTGTATTGGGTAGATGGCTCAAGCATACGGAGGTCGGTGCATATTATTTTTGAGTCAGCCTTATCGATCATTTCTGACTTTTGATGTTGCTTCCACGCATAAATCCAGCTTTTTGATTCCAAGATGAAGTCTGGCTTAATATTGTCTGTGTAACGCCAGCACACAGTTGCATAGTCCACGTCAATCTTGGGAACTTCTAGCGAAACCGGAGTTTCAGGAGGCGCTTTATACAACACAGTTGTAAAGAGAGAAAGCCATTAAGAGCGTGATCTATGTATAGCGAAAGACAACATCTTACAGAggaataacttttatttaaacactATTTTGATGATCGGTTTTAAAGATGTTAAgggcaaaaacaaacaaaaaacttgcACGGAATCTTGTACTGAATTCGACGCAATGTCTTTTTCCAAAAATAACTGACCATGTGCGTTTATGCTTGCGCACAAAGTTTATAGTATTTTAAGTTAAGTTCATATGCTACTTACATGATATGCTCAACGTTATTTTTGCCTCTGATGTCAAAACAACTCCAACATTGGTCGCTGTGCAATATATGCTCATGCGATGGTCTTGGCGGACTGCTTTGTACTTTAAGACGCTCCTTACGGATGAATCCACACTTATCGTGGTATTGAAGCTCGACGGAAAAAACGGTATATCATCTGTTATTTTGTCCGGTGTATTATTATCCTTATACCACTGAACAGTTGCCACTGGCTTTCCGGTAGAGGTCTCACACTTAAAATATTTGGTTTCCTGCTCTTTCATCAAAACGACGCCCACGTTTTTACCGACAACCGAAACGTTCGTTATCGGATCTGTAATTACAATAAGTTAGGTAATGTTAGTGTGTAGGGATCTTCATCTTAGCATTTTCTTTGTAATAAAGCATTGTTTTCAGAATGCGTGTTTTAATAATAGGTGTACATGTTTTGATATGATATCAAAGGCTTGCTTAAAACACAAACTATTCTTTTTATAAAAACGGgattattaaaaatacaaacattaaaaatgtttacCAAGAACAAAAACGTTAACCGCTGATGTGTTATGCTCGGAAATGATTCTACCCGTGGACGATAGGATGGTGTTTTGCGCTGTGCACGTGAATATTCCATCATGGTTAAGTTGAATACTTGGTATTGTTAAAATTGCACCCGTTGCAGAACCACCTGGATAGCGCCATAAATAGGTCGGAGGTGGGTTGCTAATACTCTTACAACTGAGTGTTAGAGACTGACCAGAAGATATGTTTAACGTGCCGGACACGTTCGTTCCTTTGAACAAAATTTCCGGTGTATTTGGTCCGTctaaaatataaatcaaaaccAGTGTttgcatataatatataaaatacaatattcataCCAGTATCTATGGTACCACGGCTTGACAGTTCGTGTAACTGAAACATATGTCATGTAATAGGAGCCATTTTTTGATGTTTTTCAAATTATTGCATTAGTATTTCGCCGTTTAAGAATGTATTTTCATACTAATTTACACATGTTCACTTAGAACATGCTCTTCATTGTAACTTGTGTTAAATAACAGTTGTACATAAATTGGTTCATATTAAACACGTGCTACtgca
Encoded here:
- the LOC127834863 gene encoding carcinoembryonic antigen-related cell adhesion molecule 5-like, with product MDGDTCQSSPTSLSGFSFSCINNTVYTLTVIHVHRSQDGEPWNCAVNYIGSTMTPSNNITLSVLVYIKTLTIHPQNDIMYLILNQPHNITCTSDFGKPSPSIFWFKHLTTGGTTYDIDITGFSSATPLNHITVSTLNFFPSKSDHNMRLSCKGNNGGLTISSEATLINVLYGPNTPEILFKGTNVSGTLNISSGQSLTLSCKSISNPPPTYLWRYPGGSATGAILTIPSIQLNHDGIFTCTAQNTILSSTGRIISEHNTSAVNVFVLDPITNVSVVGKNVGVVLMKEQETKYFKCETSTGKPVATVQWYKDNNTPDKITDDIPFFPSSFNTTISVDSSVRSVLKYKAVRQDHRMSIYCTATNVGVVLTSEAKITLSISSPPETPVSLEVPKIDVDYATVCWRYTDNIKPDFILESKSWIYAWKQHQKSEMIDKADSKIICTDLRMLEPSTQYNVRVFATNDFGNSTYSNIESFTTQMLSTTARVPSTPEEPSSNDSTDELDGGILTALAVVLCMLHGMYM